Proteins from a single region of Deltaproteobacteria bacterium:
- a CDS encoding glycosyltransferase has translation MEDRVIAVLIPCFNEENTVRKVVEDFRRELPKALIYVYDNNSTDGTAKAAEAAGAIVHKEPRQGKGNVVRSMFREIEADIYIMVDGDDTYPASSVRELIKPVLNGEADMVIGTRLSRFTGRSFRKFHLFGNNVVVRLINLLFRSKLTDALSGYRAFGRLFVKTTPVISMGFEVETEMTIHALDKGFIVQEVPVDYGERPDGSVSKLDTFADGLLIIRTTFHIFKDYRPLMFFSGIAVLFFLAGAVSGVPVIVEYFHSGLVPRFPTAILASALVSLSFLFFSVGLILDTIARQHRENYELWVKSIYE, from the coding sequence ATGGAAGACAGGGTTATTGCGGTTCTCATCCCATGTTTTAACGAGGAGAATACGGTTCGGAAGGTTGTGGAAGATTTTCGTCGAGAGCTTCCCAAAGCATTAATCTATGTTTATGACAACAATTCCACTGACGGGACCGCCAAGGCCGCGGAGGCCGCCGGAGCCATCGTACATAAGGAACCTCGCCAGGGAAAGGGGAATGTCGTTCGCTCAATGTTCAGGGAAATTGAGGCCGATATTTACATCATGGTGGATGGCGATGATACCTATCCTGCGTCCTCAGTGAGAGAACTCATCAAGCCGGTTTTGAATGGAGAGGCTGACATGGTTATCGGAACCCGGCTTTCCCGTTTCACCGGCCGATCGTTCCGCAAGTTCCACCTTTTTGGAAACAATGTTGTCGTCCGCCTGATAAACCTGCTGTTCCGTTCGAAACTAACGGATGCCCTGTCCGGGTACAGGGCGTTTGGAAGGCTATTCGTAAAGACGACCCCGGTGATCAGCATGGGATTTGAGGTTGAGACGGAGATGACAATCCACGCCCTGGACAAGGGATTCATCGTCCAGGAAGTGCCGGTCGACTATGGTGAAAGACCGGATGGCAGTGTGTCAAAATTAGATACCTTTGCAGACGGTTTGCTGATTATAAGGACTACTTTCCACATATTCAAGGATTACAGACCGTTGATGTTCTTCAGTGGAATTGCAGTTCTGTTTTTCCTTGCAGGAGCGGTTTCTGGAGTGCCTGTTATTGTCGAGTATTTTCATTCGGGGCTCGTTCCCAGGTTTCCGACGGCCATCCTCGCTTCAGCTCTGGTGAGCCTTTCGTTTTTGTTCTTTTCAGTTGGCCTTATTCTGGACACCATTGCCCGCCAGCATAGGGAGAACTATGAACTGTGGGTAAAAAGCATTTATGAATGA
- a CDS encoding glycosyltransferase family 39 protein gives MNIRKKFIKTNIKLYQVLVVMIIVLASWGMRVAYIYNTKVDNPVRADARDYVSTGYNLARHHIYSSVVMKAVPPVPDKKRPPGYPFFLAAIFAMTRNFPNFFNTVLNTQCILDTLTVLGTFLIACRFLPFWAAIAAAILTGISPHLIVMTGYLLSETLYSFLLLFGILFSTLAVKKQKPLFYLVSGILFAAATLTRSALVLFPLVVAFCMFFIASGIRKRNLKLVSIFLVGFLILLLPWSLRNMRLKIPENRKFNPALTSFIHGSYPNFTYKTARYYGYPYREDPQISFMMKNWKNTFGVLKTRFVKAPWSYLKWYLGGKILALWQWDNRAGGTGDIYVYPFVKSGFRDVAILRLDRIIAKISYLPSLLLGLLGMVLFAIGRKWKDPEYFGLMVCLALLLYFAGIHTILAPFPRYSVPLRPYLFILGMFALSDIWERWKHWNSSPSTERVSNNENLS, from the coding sequence GTGAATATCAGAAAAAAGTTCATAAAAACCAACATTAAACTTTATCAGGTCCTTGTAGTCATGATCATCGTTCTCGCCTCATGGGGCATGAGGGTTGCTTACATTTACAACACAAAGGTGGACAACCCGGTTCGGGCTGACGCCAGGGACTATGTTTCCACAGGGTATAACCTTGCCAGGCATCACATATATAGCAGCGTGGTCATGAAAGCAGTACCTCCGGTTCCAGACAAGAAAAGGCCTCCCGGATATCCATTTTTTCTTGCAGCTATTTTTGCAATGACGCGTAATTTTCCTAACTTTTTTAATACCGTTCTTAACACGCAGTGTATTTTGGACACACTGACAGTCCTTGGAACCTTTCTCATCGCATGCAGGTTTCTTCCCTTCTGGGCCGCTATTGCCGCGGCAATTCTAACAGGCATCAGTCCCCATTTAATCGTCATGACCGGCTATTTACTGAGCGAAACCCTTTATTCATTTCTACTGCTTTTCGGGATTCTATTTTCCACTCTGGCAGTAAAAAAGCAGAAACCTCTTTTTTATCTCGTATCAGGAATACTGTTTGCCGCGGCGACACTTACCCGATCGGCACTCGTTCTCTTTCCACTCGTCGTAGCATTTTGCATGTTTTTCATTGCATCGGGCATACGGAAAAGAAACCTTAAGTTGGTCTCCATCTTCCTTGTGGGTTTCCTGATATTATTGCTACCTTGGTCCCTCAGAAACATGCGCCTGAAAATCCCTGAAAACAGGAAATTCAATCCGGCTCTCACCAGCTTCATTCATGGTTCTTATCCGAACTTTACCTATAAGACTGCCCGGTATTATGGTTATCCATATAGAGAAGATCCCCAGATTTCTTTCATGATGAAAAATTGGAAAAATACATTCGGGGTATTGAAAACCCGGTTTGTCAAGGCCCCATGGTCGTATCTTAAATGGTACCTGGGAGGTAAAATCCTCGCCCTGTGGCAATGGGATAACCGGGCCGGGGGAACAGGAGATATTTACGTCTACCCTTTTGTCAAAAGCGGTTTTAGGGATGTGGCAATTCTTCGCTTGGACAGAATCATTGCAAAAATATCCTACCTACCGTCACTCCTCCTGGGGCTGCTAGGAATGGTATTATTCGCCATCGGCAGAAAATGGAAAGACCCTGAATATTTCGGGCTGATGGTCTGCCTTGCCCTTCTTCTCTATTTTGCCGGTATTCACACGATACTCGCACCCTTCCCCAGGTATTCTGTACCGCTTCGACCCTACCTTTTCATCCTGGGTATGTTCGCACTATCCGACATTTGGGAAAGGTGGAAACATTGGAACTCCAGCCCATCGACTGAACGGGTATCAAACAACGAGAACCTATCCTGA
- a CDS encoding glycosyltransferase family 2 protein, with translation MDLSIIIPAYNEEQNLPGLIATIREVMSDRAGTYEIIVVDDASTDDTAEFAEKAGAKVVSHSYNIGNGAAVKTGIRQATGEKIVLMDGDGQHRPEVIPQLLKELDDYDLVVAARSTGSHAGTHRLAANTIYNWMASYVTKFKILDLTSGFRATRRKTAQRYLYLLPNTFSYPTTMTMSYLRSGLRLKYVPIDAPPRGKGSRSKIRLFADGTRFFLIITKIATLYSPFRVFLPLSAALFFTGAGYYLYTFLTAHRFSNMSMLLFSSSLIIFMLGLVSEQISQLRMDRTEREFQ, from the coding sequence ATGGACCTGAGCATCATCATTCCCGCATATAACGAGGAACAGAACCTCCCGGGTCTCATTGCAACAATCCGTGAGGTGATGTCCGACAGGGCCGGGACATACGAGATCATCGTTGTCGACGATGCCTCCACCGACGATACGGCCGAATTCGCGGAAAAGGCCGGTGCGAAGGTTGTTTCCCACTCCTACAACATCGGCAACGGCGCCGCAGTGAAAACGGGGATACGGCAGGCCACGGGGGAGAAGATAGTTCTCATGGACGGTGACGGTCAGCACCGACCCGAGGTAATACCACAGCTGCTGAAGGAACTGGACGATTACGATCTTGTAGTCGCCGCCAGGTCGACCGGAAGTCACGCGGGCACCCACCGGCTCGCGGCCAATACCATCTACAACTGGATGGCATCCTACGTAACGAAGTTCAAGATACTCGACCTGACCTCGGGGTTCAGGGCAACAAGGAGAAAAACCGCCCAGCGCTACCTGTATCTCCTTCCCAACACGTTCTCCTACCCGACGACCATGACCATGTCCTACCTGCGGTCAGGGCTCAGATTGAAATATGTCCCCATCGACGCGCCGCCCAGAGGAAAGGGGTCCAGGAGCAAAATCCGGCTTTTCGCCGATGGGACCCGCTTTTTCCTTATCATCACCAAAATAGCGACCTTATACTCCCCTTTCAGGGTCTTCCTGCCCTTGAGCGCGGCCCTGTTTTTTACGGGAGCGGGATATTACCTCTACACCTTCCTGACAGCACATCGGTTTTCCAACATGTCCATGCTGCTGTTCTCCTCCTCCCTGATCATCTTCATGCTGGGCCTGGTTTCGGAACAGATCAGCCAGCTGAGGATGGACAGAACGGAGAGAGAATTTCAGTGA
- a CDS encoding winged helix-turn-helix transcriptional regulator, whose translation MLSGVITSKTKINILVKLFLNPAMKAYLRELASEFKVSTNSVRTELNNLTKNGVLVSKKEGRNVYYRANTEHPLFPELSSMVRKITGIDELAHSVIDRLGNLETAYLTGDYAEGKDTGIIDVILIGSIDREKLDDVIVKTERYIGRKIRPLILDKKEFDLLLEKGSLGPVMKLWDKKTHKKLGNWKYGTET comes from the coding sequence ATGCTTTCGGGCGTCATAACATCCAAAACCAAGATAAACATCCTGGTCAAGCTCTTCCTCAACCCGGCCATGAAGGCATATCTGCGAGAACTGGCCTCCGAATTCAAAGTCTCCACCAATTCGGTGCGGACCGAACTGAACAACCTTACGAAGAACGGGGTCCTGGTTTCAAAGAAGGAGGGGAGAAACGTCTATTACCGGGCAAACACGGAACACCCCCTCTTCCCGGAGCTGTCCTCCATGGTGAGGAAGATAACAGGGATCGATGAACTCGCCCATTCCGTGATCGATCGGTTGGGGAACCTCGAAACAGCCTACCTCACAGGAGATTACGCGGAGGGCAAGGACACTGGAATTATCGACGTCATTCTCATCGGTAGTATAGACAGAGAAAAGCTCGATGACGTCATCGTAAAGACCGAGCGCTACATCGGCAGAAAAATACGTCCCCTGATTCTGGATAAAAAAGAGTTTGATTTACTACTCGAAAAAGGAAGCCTCGGTCCTGTCATGAAACTGTGGGATAAAAAAACTCACAAAAAGCTTGGAAATTGGAAATATGGAACGGAAACATAA